The DNA segment CGTTTGAGGTTTGACGCTCTGATAGGCTCAATGTGGTTTGTGGGTCAAGTACGGCAAACTGTGGGCGTACAAATGGGCTCATGAAGGACAATTTGTCTTTACCACGAGTGACTACCGCGCCAATGTTGGTTTCTGAACCTGTAGCCGGTAGAGTCAGAATACAGCCTAACGGTAGTGCAGATTCAACCGGAGCCCGCTTAGCCAGGATGTCCCATTCTTCTTCACCAGAGAAATTAACTGCTGCTGCAATGAATTTAGTTCCGTCAACGACTGAGCCGCCACCGACAGCCAGAAGATAATCAAAGCCTTCAGCGCGAATTTTTTCGACTGCTTTCATTAATGTGTCGTATTGTGGGTTTGGCTCAATACCAGAAAATTCACCCCAGTTATGATCTTTTAATGCCTCAACCACTTGATCATAAACACCGTTGCTTTTGATTGAGCCGCCGCCATAAGTGACAAGAATTTTTTTATCTTGAGGAATGCTGTTGGTGATCGCGGCAATTTGACCTTGGCCAAAATGAATTTGTGTCGTGTTTTGGTAACTGAAATTGTTCATCTATTGCTCCTGCTAAAATTAGCCGCAAGCCGTGATGTGCTTGTGGCTATTATTCTGTAATTTTGTTTGTTTACTGTCTGATGGGCTTATTTTTATAGTTGAATCAGCATCTTGCCGATGTTCTCACCAGTGAATAAGCCTAAGAAAGCGTTTGGTGTTGATTCAATACCGCTACGGACGGTTTCTTTCCAACTGATCTTGCCTTCTTTGACCCATTGACTCAGTTGAGCGACATAGCTTGGGTAATGCTCCCAATGATCGGAAACGATAAAGCCTTGAATGCGTAAGCTCTTCTTAACGATGTTGGCTAAGTTGTTTGGGCCGGCTTTGGCATCTTCTAAGTTATAGAGATCGATCATGCCGCACACTGCCATACGGCCATAACGATTCATAAGATTTAACGCGGCTTCAAAATGATCGCCACCGACGTTTTCATAACATAAATCGACGCCATTTGGGCAATGTTGCGCTAGAGCAGATTCGAGTTCAGCGGCGCTATGGTAATTTTTGTAATTGATTACGGCATCGACACCGAGAGAAAGTAGCCATTCGATTTTTTCTGCGCTACCGGCACTACCGACAACGCGGCAACCTTTGAGTTTGGCAAATTGGCACACAAGGCTACCTACTGCACCAGAGGCGGCTGAAACAAGGACAGTGTCGCCTTCTTTTAATTCACCGATAACGTTTAAGCCAACCCAAGCGGTCAACCCAGGCATACCTGCGACGCCGAGAAAACTTTGATCGGGTAATTCAGTGTGTGGCAGTTTTTGCACCATGTCGCCATTAGACACCGCATATTCACGCCAACCCAGCATGCTATTTACTTTGTCGCCTACTTGAAAATCTGAATGTTTAGATTCAATCACTTCACCAATAGCAGAGCCTTGCATCAACTCACCAAGCTGAAATGGGGGAACATAACTTTCCGCATCTGACATTCTGCCGCGCATATATGGATCTACAGATAGCCAAAGGTTTTTAATCACAAACTGGCCATCTTTAATATCAGAAATGGTTTGGGTTTGTAGTTCAAAACAATCGAGGGTAGGCAGACCTGTCGGACGCTGCTTTAAAGCGTAACCTTTACTTTCTATGTGCATCGGAACCTCTATTTAATCAAGGGTTATCAAAGTATGGCTTGAAATTTTGATTGTTAGATTAGCGGTAAACATAATATATTCCTAATGCATAATGATAATTACCAAAATGAGTTAAAGTCATAACATGAATAAATTGAGTCAAGTGGATTTGAATTTGCTGGTGGCA comes from the Vibrio gangliei genome and includes:
- a CDS encoding NADP-dependent oxidoreductase translates to MHIESKGYALKQRPTGLPTLDCFELQTQTISDIKDGQFVIKNLWLSVDPYMRGRMSDAESYVPPFQLGELMQGSAIGEVIESKHSDFQVGDKVNSMLGWREYAVSNGDMVQKLPHTELPDQSFLGVAGMPGLTAWVGLNVIGELKEGDTVLVSAASGAVGSLVCQFAKLKGCRVVGSAGSAEKIEWLLSLGVDAVINYKNYHSAAELESALAQHCPNGVDLCYENVGGDHFEAALNLMNRYGRMAVCGMIDLYNLEDAKAGPNNLANIVKKSLRIQGFIVSDHWEHYPSYVAQLSQWVKEGKISWKETVRSGIESTPNAFLGLFTGENIGKMLIQL